The Raphanus sativus cultivar WK10039 chromosome 6, ASM80110v3, whole genome shotgun sequence sequence GAAGACCGACCAAGGTTATTCCAATTTTTAGCGGCTCCACGTCCTTCATCGAAACCCAATACATCTGTCCATACAAAACTCCGTAGGTGATAACGTTGCTCTATCGAGTTTATCAAAAAACAAATCGTTATTATGTCGGATTCGTGACGTATTGGTTCAAAACAAACATATGACACGTGGTACTCCTCCCCAATCCTCGCGTGGCAAAACGTCTCACACGAACCGGCACGTCGATCATAACCATGCAGAGGCTaacatgtttatataatatatacactTATTGTTCGATCGCAAACTTATAGTATTTCCTAAGAAACGAATTAGCTTAGGAAGCAAAAGGATTGTTAACAATATGGCGGATTTGAAAGATGAACGGGGAAACCCAATCCATCTAACCGACGCATACGGAAACCCGGTTCAGCTCAGCGATGAGTTCGGTAACCCCATGCACATAACCGGTGTCGCCAGCACTGCTCCTCAGTACAAGGATAGTGTTACCGGTAACATCGCAGAGTATCCAACCGAAGCACCACCAGCAGGAGTCGCTGCAGGCACCGGTGCAGCTGCCACCACGGCCGCAGGAGTCACTACTAGTGAAACCACCACGGGGCAGCAACACCATGGTTCGCTGGGAGAGCACCTTCGTCGGTCAGGAAGTTCATCAAGCTCTAGCTCGGTGAGATTCTTATGCATCTATGTAGTTTTTCTTATATAGTTTAAAAAGACTGATAGGGTTCTTGCATAGGATTTAATATAGATCGATATTGTCTGGTAGGACTTTTATTTTTGGGATTTATTTTGGATTAACTTATATGTAAACGGTTAACagaattatacattttttttatatgagtTAACGTGTGTATgatcttaaaatatatgaagGAGGACGATGgacaaggaggaagaagaaagaagagcatAAAAGACAAAATCAAAGATAAGCTCGGTGGCGGTAAGCACAAGGATGAACAAACGCCCAGCACTGCCACAACTACTGGACCCACcaccacaaccaccaccaccaccaccactggAGCCGCAGCCGACCAACACCATGAGAAGAAGGGCATTCTCGAGAAGATCAAGGAGAAACTCCCCGGCCACCACAACCACCACCCGTGAAAACTCTGAAGTTGTGTTAGATTAATAAATCACTTTTTACCAATGTACATAGTTTCTTCTATCAATTATAAATGTCTGTCTAGTAAAAGTCTACTTGATTTCTGGTTCATAATGGTTTCCAGTTTGTGAGCTTGTATCTTGTTCATGccttcatttataaaatattgcaTGTTTTGTTAGCATTTGTCCACTTGAAAACTTAGTCtactcaaatatatttaaatacattagtTATTTTAGAATTACTAtacaaaatatgtaaaatatataagattttttgaaattttctaaaatgcctgaaaatatacaaataatgaaaatagtgcggcaaaaaagaaataaatcataaaaaataaaagtataaaataactAGAACAATAATCAGAATACTAAGACATCTGAAACATCTATTAGGTCTCAAATTTATATGCAAtattgtttttagatttttaaaaattaaaatattaatgaatttaaaattaaaaatattaaggaattaaaaatttaaaactaatttgaatatattatctGAACTTGAACTGAATAGACAAAATTCCAGACCACATTTTGGACTGAAATTTATAAGATTTAGCCAACTCAAATTTTCTGGAGATTTATTTATACagattaactaaatatattaataataataaaatttatatttaatcatttaatttaaaactaaacataaCTATAAGAAATtgcattaaaataaaaatatgaattcaatttattaatatcaaaaccaaaacgTTCACCTATAATCTTTTTATCGTCCTGCAGAGCTACCTGTATAGTTTAGAGAGCCATTCTAAATCTgttttttatgacaaaaaaaatattgtgtttGGTTTTTGTGTGATACTTGACtttacatttaaatacaaaGAAAATGAGGATCGAAAATCTGGAATCcaaaaattgaattaggaatGATCTGGAATTGATTCAGAaccgaaaatttaaaattatcctATCGAATCTTAAACTTCTAAATCTGAAAGATCCGAAACCCGAaatacccgaaccgaaccgaaacccgaaatgcccaggcctaggaGATACATAGtactttagtttttttcttttggtgtaATGTACTTTAGTatctttttttgcttttagtCTCCATTTTTGTAAAGATAAAGCCAGTTTGACAGTTTACCCAAAATGAAGCATTCGCTAATTATGACAAATATATCCTCAGATTCTTTTTCCAAATCCTTCATGGTTCTTCTCTTGGCCCTCTCCTTTTCCTAACCGGCTTGGCTTCAGAAGTTGTCATTGGTGGTGGACCAACCAACCGCTGAATGTAGATCAGCCGTTGACATTCTCTTTGATTGTGGAGCCAAGTCGTCAGCCAAAAAACCCCTTGAAGAGTTTCAAAAGTGACTGGCTGTGGATAAACAAATGAACGCAAAACTAAATACTCCAACTCCAATATGCATTTACTACTCACCTTCCCCATGTTGTAGGTTGATGATAGGTTACCCATTTATAAGATTTTGTCTAAAAGCCTAAGTGAAGTTATTCCCTCTTATAATACCTAGTATTACATGGTGTATGATGACCACATTCCGTAGATGAATTGAAAAAGTAGCTGAGAATTAAAATACAAGGAAGCTCTTAAGTTAgtgaaaactgaaaatattaCAGAAACTATGAAAGCAAAGTTGCTTTCTCTCGAGTTTGCTGAGCTCCTCTTCCAAAGGATCCTCTGTCCctaaataaatacttttaacCATCTGAGTAATTACTTGCCCCCCTCATCAAAGAATCCCCTAATTCGTACATGTAATTCTCGTGACACAACCTCAGAAAGTTAGAAAGAACAAAAAGCAATGATCCAGAGATCAGAGCTTAAAAAAAAGGACGCCTATTcaactcttttcttcttcttgctcacCATCACGGGATGTTCAATCTCCatgagatcatcatcatcactctccacgttctctgtttctttcttaTGATTCTCGGGCTGAGTCTCAGAGAGTCTTCTCTTCTTAGAAGCCATCTCCGGTCCTGAGGAACTCTCTGTTACATCTACAGCCTTCTCATTCTCATTGTTTGATGTTGATGCGCTCTCGCCATTGGTAGCTGGAGATTGTGTCCATCCGGAGAGAACCATTCCTTCAGGTTCTTTTTCCTCGTCAAATTCTTCCCTGTGTGACATTAAAGAATAAGCAGATGATGATCGATGGAAGGACTATTACAAACCTTCCAGTACATTTTGAGAATAGATGTCTGATGAAAACCCATGTCATATAACTAAAGCTTTCATGATTTGATGAAAAATTTCACCGATTTGTCTACGGTAAAATTCCCAGAAACCAAAACTGATACTGAAACAGTATTCGAaaggttaaaaagaaaaagaacctGTGCTTGACATTAATCTTGCAAGATAGCTCTTGCTGAAGATCTTCCACAGTGAGAATGCTTCCATTGATAACGGGAGAAGGAAGTTCTGATAAAGACTGAAAtagaaacacaaaacatgtCAGAATGGCAACATCCCAGCCTGTATTTGACGAAAGTAAATTATAGATCCAACCTTTTCAAGATTAGCATTGTAGTTTGCAACCATAATATCATCAAGATCATCACCAACTTCGTAAAGAAGTGATGCCCCATGCATAATCAATGGTAGGTTCATTCCAAGCTTGGCTGTGACAATTTTATCAACTAGATCCCGTAGTTTTGATTTCTGAGTATTGATCTCAAGTACTAGAGGGGTCTGTCAATATAAAAGGAGAAAAACCTGAGATTGGTAATGcaagaaaatataagaaaaaatgcAGAAAACAAAAGTAATGCTTATACCTTGGAACAGACATAGCAAGCAGGGTTTGGTTCAAATGGCTCCACTGGCATAAGAAGCATCTTTCTGCTTGGGTGCTCTAAGCAATATGTCATTCTACAGAGAGACGTCaaacataaaaatgatattaaaaaaGATATCAAAGACTCTGAAGCTTATGAAATAAAGACTTCAAAGTAACAAACCTGTACTTGTCCGCATCCTTCTTCAGTACTTTGATTGCTTCAATAACAATCAAACCAGCAACAATGGCGTTAGTTGTAGCAACGGCATGAACAATGTTCCCAGCGATACCTTTGGCTTCAAAAAGACTGTGCAAAGGAATTCCAAAAGACTCAGCACGGATATTTGCAGCAGCAGTGACAAATTCTACAGCTAACTGGTCATCTTTGTCAAAAGTAAGGTGTCCTATTTCCTGTGGCAGCATATAGACAGAAACATAAATTAATCAGCAAACtgaaacttttatatatacggAGAGAGTTCACAGAAACAACTACACAGACCTTCTTTCTCTTGGCGAAGAACAACTTCAGTGCTTCCATAAACACTAGAGAATTCTGTGTTAGACCCCACAATTCCTGTGGATTCTTCAGACCAAGCAACGGCATGGCAGAGACCGTTGAATCATCATCAGTAGCAGAACAATTCTGAGTGCTCCCATTTTGTTGAGACATACTTTCAGGCAAGACTTCCTTACTGTATATAGGCCTAGGTCTTCTACGATTTTTCCATGTCTCCTCATTGGACAACGCCGCCTCAATGTTGTAACCAAACACATGATCATATATCTTTCTACCATACTGATCAATATCTTCATCTTCTGCACGTTCGAACACATCTTCTGTTTCTTTGGATGAGCTAGCAGCGTTGTTGGCACGCACGTTAAGATCATTATCTTGATTCTTGTCGCCAAACAACTTCGCAAATAGTAGGTCTTTTGCCCACACGATACAGTGCACAAACTGTAGAGTCAAATCCAAAATTCATAGCACGTAAAAATCAAAGCACTACGTCCTAGGAAAGACTATTCCAGATATAAAATGATTTCTCCGAGTTTCACAAAATTAGGGTAAACAATACAGTGTTAGTACCTTAGTTGGAGTGCTGGTTATTGTACAGACAGGATATGTCTTTGGAGCAGGTTTGGTCTGGCACTCATAGCATTCTGTCTTTCCCTTCACGTGCACAGTTACCTGATTTGAACACAAAACAAGTATTACAAAGTCAGATAAAAGAGAGAAACGCTATCAGTTAGACCATTCAAGACTTAGCATTAGAGTGCATCTTAACTAATAGATTTTTCTTTAAGAGGGAAAAAGAACCTGTCCTAAGAAGCCAGTTGTGCCGCTTTCTACAAGAGGAACATCAGCTGCAAGACAGAGACGATTCACATGACGCCTTGCGTCCAAGTTATCCAGTCCGTTCAGAACAACATCAAACTGCTTGAAGAAATCGACATCGAACTCAGGATTCTTCACATTAGCATGGTGAGATCTTATGTTAATGTGAGGCCTAAATCTCAAGACAGCATCTCTAGCAACCTGGTGATATGGcaagagaaaatatatatcaactCTTAAGAACTGGTACTGGTACTGGTAGTATCCCTTGGAGTTAGCCAAAGAAGGgagggaagaaaaaaaaaaaccttagcCTTGGACTGGCCAACATGAGAACGACGGAATAAAAATTGCCTATTGAGGTTACTGACTTCGATAGTGTCCATGTCAATCTGTAATAATATAGCGCaaattaaaaaagttaaaacttgCAAGTTAAATCATGAATCTCCGACAACTCAAACTATGCATTGCCTAATCAAAAAGATGTAGACTTTGTCAATAACATAAAAcccctaaacctaaacctaaaaatcaaaattggtGATTCAAAATGATTTGACCGTTCATCTGCTGTGAATACGACATAGAAATTAAGGAGAAAGTGAGGAGGAAGTTACGATATGAATGTCTTGGAAACCAGAGAGAGCAAGAGTCTTGAGTAACTCGCAGCCAATCCCACCAGCTCCAACCATTAGCACTTTCGCCCCCTATAAACCAGAAATTTCAAAAATGCTTTtgattgaaattaaaaaaaaaaaagagagtagcTTTCAGAGCTTACTTGAATGGCGGATTGTTGCTGCTGAGTATCCATCGAAGGAGAAGTGGAGAAGACGGAGCTATACGCTAAGCGACGCTTCAGAGCAGAGTATCTTTCAAATCGAGAGTAGCGAAATTtagaaattagggtttatgtTGAAATATTGAAGAGACGGGAAAATTATAAGTCACAAAGAAGACTCCCCCTAACGTGGGGGCTTTTCTGTAAATTTCCTCTTCcgatttattatttagtttgacTTTATATTATTACCGTATCAACTAACCAATAGattattctttttcatttttttttgtcaccaaTTAACCCAAATGATTTCTGAGGCTAAAACAAGTTGGATAAGTTTATTCTTCAAATATTTGTCGTTacctcttcttcctcattaAGTTTTCATTAAACTATCTCTACATCTTCTTCCACAAATTACTTGTTTTTGACCCAATTCAATGAaccatatctatcttattaaagtagaagtactttaagcttctttttggtaatagggataggaatctttaaaaaaaaaaattttgtttggtaacaaagatagtagagaattttgtcttttccttatttaaatgatagatttaagtatttaatgtcttttcctaatttaaataatagatttgtttaatagaatgaatcttaaccaaaataaatttccttatagattttttgttaacatttaatatttttttattaataaaaataattaaataaaaatcgcacatcaaaatcaatttatatatcatataaataaaatataaaatattttatttataaattgttagtataacacttttataatataagtccaattagttataaatattagatttttatatgatacactctcatataatagacgattaaattcacataatataattatttaaagtaataaataaaatttttgttttaaaatgttatgctaacaattttgttttaaaatgttatatatatatatgtaatatcattagaacaaagaaaaaattgaagtgaaagcaaatatttatacggccacgggttaaactatagaaataaataacaatggcgtaagatatttttttaacaaatttattttaatttcaaatatgtttatatcttttatgtatttataaattattttatttgttattaagaatgctaagattttggaattggaaaaaattatgacccatttctatattattttaattaggaatttaaaatttatatcaaaatatttttttaaacttttaatttttattataactacaactgttaattttcaatctgaatttatgtttaaatattataaatatatcatttataaataaaaaactaaaaacataaaataaatacccgcccacatcatttataaataaaaaataaaaacataaaataaatacccgcccggttgggcgggtcaagatctagtaagatcattATTATCTGTGTAGTTTATGTGGATTTATAacgaaactagattttgatccgcgctttggaagcgcggaatatttttcgattaaaaatttcactaataatttaacaaatattttggtaatttttaaagagtgtgtatttaaaatatttttgcatttaaatcagtgtttttaaattcaacccgattgtgattataccggttaatccggagatctgacaattcaatttaggtttttaaaatatacatattaaaaaaatcactaaaacccgagactaaccgattgaactgatggatgaccgatatgtaatctaattggatttaaattgtaatagtttcataatttgtaatcttataatccaaattttaaagttcattattttgcaatttttgaaattataacgtttctacaaaattttaaagaaaaatgatatatataaaataactaagattaattattgtattgtttggaaacattgatagtagtataaaaatatattatttggaaacattgatagtagtataaagaaataagtatattgtttggaaacatggatagtagtataaagaaatgaacattagtgatttaatgtaggtttaactataaagtataaaaatgtatttaatttaaaaacttacaaaataaatgttaggtccaacagaatgtttatgttttaataagatagataaacgTGGGGTTGATTGCATTCAGTAAAGCTGACCCAGGGTGGGGACAACACCAGAGGATTTGAGTTGTGCTACAAAATAAGAAAAGGaaccgacaaaaaaaaaaaaaaacagaaccgaACCAACCGAAATTGTATGATTCGGTTCGATGTAATAAATATCCGAATCAGCCGGTTAACTTGGGTTTAGTAGTTTTGTAAAGTAAACCCTAGATAACCTTCTTCTCCACCGCCTCCCTCTTTCTTCTCGTGAGCTCTGCAACTCAAAAATTGTTAAACCCTAATAGTCTCTCGCCAGTTTTCTCCGAAAGGGTATCATCAATCTATAATGGGGAAGAACAATAAGAAAGAGAGGAAAGATGGAGAAGAACAATCTCAACACTCTGCTGCCACTGTATGCGTCTCTGGCTTGCCTTATTCCTTCACCAACGCTCAGGTAAACTTCCCCCGAGAATCCATAAAATCGATTTTTGAGCTCCTCTGTTCCTTCCAATTAGTAGTATTGATATCTCTCCAAATTGTTATCAGCTTGAAGAAGCCTTCAGCGACGTTGGTCCCGTCAGGCTTTGCTTTATGGTCACAAACAAAggttttagtttgattttatttcACAAATCGAATTCAAATCTATAGAGCTaatcataattttgttttgcttACAGGATCAAACGAGCATCGTGGCTTTGCTTTTGTTAAATTGTAAGCTTAACCTAACCTACTTGCTGAAACTCAACTCATTCTCTTACGTGATATATTTTGCTTCTTACACTAAGTATCGAGTCTTTTTTTGTAGTGCTCTGCCAGAAGATGCTAACCGTGCCATTGAGCTTAAGAACGGTTCTACTGTTGGTGGCCGTAGGGTTACTGTTAAACAGGCCACGCACAGGCCTTCTCTTAAAGAGCGTCGTACTAAAGCTGCCCAAGGTTGGTTTGATGATTAGGAGAATCTATGACTTCAGTTAGTATTGTTTTTATCTAATTCGTTGACATTGGTTTCTTCTTTCGAATTAGGAATCTCATTACCTGATAGTTCCCAGGCAGAGAGTGACGACAAGGACACCTTGATCCCTGAGACTGAGACAGACAAGCAAGGTATAATCAGTTTGCCTTGATTTGGTTTCAGAGTCTTTTGTAAGTTTTGTTTGGTCTCCCTTATCGATACATTTGTATTTCCTGCATCAGTTCCTCCACCTGTTCCTGCATCAGTTCCTCCACCTGAGAAGAAAATAGAGAAGCCAGTTGAGCGCAAAAAACCTACAAAGCTTCTTGTTGATTTAGCTGATAAAGAGACATGTTCAGACAAACAAAGGTATGAGTTTATAATAACGAGCTGGCTTTTGTATAATAGAGACATAGCTTTTGTGAAGGAGACTATGTCGTTGAGATTAAGCTTGCTTAAAAGATTTGAGTAACACCTAATATTCTATACGTTGCATCCTcgtttttctttcttatatttatggtctttttttttgtttcgttgGGTGAAGAGTTGCAAGAACTGTAATCTTTGGTGGCCTTGTTAATGCTGAGATGGCAGAGGCAGTCCATACTCGTGTCAAAGAGATTGGCACTGTGTGCTCCGTCAGATATCCCCTCCCCAAAGAGGAGCTTCAACAAAATGGTAAGACTCTTGTAAGAGGCAAATGCTTGATTTCATGACCCGACCAAGGTTCTTAGTTATGTCTATTTGTACAAGGTTTTTATTAAGTTAATGACATTAACATATGAGTTAGATGTCAAGTTATCCATCAGAGCTGCTTGAGCTAGGTTTCTGTGTAGCAGAGAACGACATTGTTATTCCACGCACCACAAAAAATGACTAGAGTCTTAAGTAACACTACGAGGACATGAATGACCATTAATTACTAGATTATGTTAGCCATATCAATATTCCTGGGCAGTGAAAATATgtacaaaaacatatatttttttcactaGTTGAGGTTTATGAGGTTAGCTTTAGAATATTGCTGTTGTAATGCATCTCCTTCTCATGGTTTCCTTTAATAAGTTAACTTTTGGTACTTGTTCCCTCCAATTTCAATATCTTGTGGCTGCATTACATCTCGTTACTTCATAtctatacttatttttttttaaattatgatgTAGTACACACGTGTATCTacataaatagtatatatataacgtCATAAATTCTTGTAGCTTCTGTGCACATACCTTTTCTGGTACCTTAAAGTTTGATAGACGCCCTATTCACTTGTTAACTACTAAGTGTGAGAATATAGTTATATGCGCATGCCAGTTTTTGTGCTCATGATGCGTTCATTAAGCGTTAGAACTATTATCTCCGTCAGGTCTTACCCAGGACGGGTGCAGGGCAGAAGCATCAGCCGTTCTCTTTACGAGTGTCAAATCTGCTTGTGCTGCTGTTGCAACATTACATCAGACAGAGATCAAGGGAAATCTCATTTGGGCGCGTCAGCTCGGTGGGGAGGTGAGCATTATTTGCTTTTCACTAACTTATGAAGTTAACTGATAAATATTCAGAATAGTTCATGATCTCTTTGTATTTTGTTGGTCGCAGGGATCAAAGGCTCAGAAGTGGAAGCTTATTATCCGGAATCTTCCTTTCAAGGTTGTCATAACCTGgattttatgtttatttctACAGTTTCATAAAGTAaactatatgtttttttctcatCGATTTTCTTTTTGGAATATACAGGCTAAACCTAGTGAAATTAAAGAGGTCTTTTCAGCAGTAGGGTTTGTCTGGGATGTTTTTGTTcctaaaaatattgaaactgGGTATGTTCTAACTCGTCTGGGTGTTTTTTCTTGATTATCAATATTGAATGTACAACTATTCTCATTTAGTGGATTTTTTGGCAGGCTACCTAAGGGTTTTGCATTTGTCAAATTCACGTGTAAGAGAGATGCAGAAAATGTAAGATTCTAGAAACAATGGGATCTTGATTTGGTCATTTTCCATTTGGATCACTcgtcttatttatttttttcattttaggCAATACAAAAGTTCAACGGGCATATGTTCAGTAAAAGACCTATAGCTGTAGACTGGGCTGTACCTAAGAATCTCTATAATGGCACCGCTGATGCCGCCACTGCTCCAGAAGATGGTATGTTTACCGGATTGTTTTCTGTCGCTGGGAATCTTAATAACACTTAAGGATTTAAAACTTTTGTAGTTATTTTGTATAATGAGATATGGTAATCTATTATTGACACGATAAATTAAATGCAGTCACAGGCGGTGGCCGAAGTTTTGTTTTACCTCTTCCTAACagaatattcatattttttggcAGGTGAAGAAAATGGAAGTGATGAGGACAGTGATAACAGTAGTGTTGATTTGGAGGAGGTTGATGATGCTGTTGAGAGCCACCAATCTTCAGgagatgataatgatgatgaggaagaggaCGGCAGTAACAAGCC is a genomic window containing:
- the LOC108811097 gene encoding late embryogenesis abundant protein produces the protein MADLKDERGNPIHLTDAYGNPVQLSDEFGNPMHITGVASTAPQYKDSVTGNIAEYPTEAPPAGVAAGTGAAATTAAGVTTSETTTGQQHHGSLGEHLRRSGSSSSSSSEDDGQGGRRKKSIKDKIKDKLGGGKHKDEQTPSTATTTGPTTTTTTTTTTGAAADQHHEKKGILEKIKEKLPGHHNHHP
- the LOC108813664 gene encoding SUMO-activating enzyme subunit 2, with the translated sequence MDTQQQQSAIQGAKVLMVGAGGIGCELLKTLALSGFQDIHIIDMDTIEVSNLNRQFLFRRSHVGQSKAKVARDAVLRFRPHINIRSHHANVKNPEFDVDFFKQFDVVLNGLDNLDARRHVNRLCLAADVPLVESGTTGFLGQVTVHVKGKTECYECQTKPAPKTYPVCTITSTPTKFVHCIVWAKDLLFAKLFGDKNQDNDLNVRANNAASSSKETEDVFERAEDEDIDQYGRKIYDHVFGYNIEAALSNEETWKNRRRPRPIYSKEVLPESMSQQNGSTQNCSATDDDSTVSAMPLLGLKNPQELWGLTQNSLVFMEALKLFFAKRKKEIGHLTFDKDDQLAVEFVTAAANIRAESFGIPLHSLFEAKGIAGNIVHAVATTNAIVAGLIVIEAIKVLKKDADKYRMTYCLEHPSRKMLLMPVEPFEPNPACYVCSKTPLVLEINTQKSKLRDLVDKIVTAKLGMNLPLIMHGASLLYEVGDDLDDIMVANYNANLEKSLSELPSPVINGSILTVEDLQQELSCKINVKHREEFDEEKEPEGMVLSGWTQSPATNGESASTSNNENEKAVDVTESSSGPEMASKKRRLSETQPENHKKETENVESDDDDLMEIEHPVMVSKKKKRVE